ATTTAATGTCGCATCTGATGGAGGTTGCCAAACAAGACACATGGCCATTTTATAGGCTCAATGCCACACTTGTTGCTTCAACCTACCCTGTCACTAAAGCTGCACTCCTCTGAGGAACCAGCCATTGCTAAAATTGCTACTGGTGCACACACAGGAATGTCAGTGCAGGCAACATATTTAGAACTGTCATAttgtgaaaaagagagagagacactaaAAGTCCTGGGCTGAGTTCTAATTGTCTATTTTGCTTATGGTTCCTAAATTAACGAAATGACCCAGATCTTTCTCTGTGGCAGCCATGATACGAGCTGGTGAATTCTCTGTAAGGAAAGAAGCTTTAATGCTACCTATAATATATCCTTAGGAATAGGTATAGGAAAAATGGTACAATCCTCAATGAAAGCAAAGGTGAAAAGGCCTTAATTACATTCACGCAGCAACATCtaaagagacacaacaaaagAGTCGCCCCAGACCCCAGATCTTCAGAGTTTCTACAGACTTTCTTCAGATGTCCCCTGTgtaaagtccacagaaagtctGGAGAATCAGACGTGTGCTAAATTCAATGCAAGTAAGTGGTTGATGACACTTATGAaatgcaacagatgcaaaacaaaaagacagtACATATCTCCTgatgaaaaagtggtgtcacaaacacagaaaacgcagacaaagatgtcaagagagtttgtggtgataagagctgacactgGTGCTTTGAAGGATCTCTGCAGCGGAtgttacttcctgtctctgcctgctgcaccacctctcacctgaaggatttgttgttattgtggacatgtctgagcagagaacccattgctgcattgtgcatgtatgaaaggcaaactgcggaGAAAGTCCCGACCAGGGGCAGACTGGGACAATAATTCAGGCCGGGAATTTGACTCGTTTCCAGACCACCCTTTTCACAAAAAGCACCAGACCTCTAAATTTGTAGGCTAACCCTATTTGCTGATGTAACTGTTACCGGACTAGTAAACAAGTAGATGGCGCAGTAACTCAGTGCCCTCATGTTTTCAGTGATGTAATCTTTGTCAAGTGCCATAAGAATCTCCCTCTCTGTTGCCACAACCAAAACAGTGATAATATGATATTTCaagggcttttactttgaaatgtttaCTTCAGAGTGAGACTCTGAGATGATGAACAGTCATTGTGAAATGAGTCTGTGGAAACAGGTAGTTTCTCATTGACAGTCTGTTGcttgaatttaatttgtattcattATAAAGTGTATTCAAACAGTGGTAAAGAGAAATCATAATATACTCAGTCGTAATTTTGGCCTGGACCCACTTCTCAGGAGATCCTCAGCAGGACATGTTTGAAAATTGCTCACGACGTCTAACATCGAGCTGAAGCAACAGTGGGAACGGAGAATTATTATAtcacatattatattatatgccGCTACTTTCCCCTTGCCTCTTCCGGGGTGTTAACCGCTCCTCATACATGTTGGCGTTGCCCTGTGGCATTAACTACTCTCCATACCGCGGCACGGCGTAGTTAAGTCTATATATACTGCAGCAGGCAGAGCCGGGGTGTccgccctcctcttcctctgacgcgtctgtgaacacacacacactcacacactcacacacagacacacacaccgcagCTCTTCATCCAGCCcgagctgaagctgcagactCCCAGCGTCTCCTGAGCGGAGCAGAGATGTTTTCCTGCAGAGCGGCCTGGCAGCGGTGCGGACCTCTAGCCCGCAGAGCAGCGTACAGGCTGCAGCGGGATGGTGAGTTCCATCAGCggcatccacacacactcacacagacactcacactcactcacacacacacacacacacacacacatagactgGTGGATGAATGTGTTTCACCATAAGCTCTGTACTGCAGCTCTTTGTcatccgccccccccccccccccctgctcctgACTGGGAATAGTACACCGTGTCCTCATGTCATAGACGTATCCCAGAAACACACAATGACATTGGCTGCATTTTGACGGGTTTGTTTTAAAGGCGTTCGTGGTGCATTTGTCACTTCATGTCGAATATACACGTAcgtgttgtgtatttgtagaGCGAACACAGTGAAGTGTGTGATAGTGTGTTTCATGAGCACACGTCAAACCCTTGCATAACCTCTGTATAGCCCTGGTTGTTGCCTCCCTTTATATAACGTGTGTTACAGTTGAAACCTGTGTAAACCGCTGCACACGGAGCACACAGCTAAAGGACGTGTCAGGCCTCGTCTTCGGGACACGGCTGTCTTCTACATGTCCTTGATGAGGAACAGCAATGCATtgcgtgtacacacacacgtgtgtgacCTTCACTAGTCTGTGGGTCGCGTGGAGACATGGTTGCCGCTGTCAATCACGTGGTGTTCGCCCCGTGAGCACGCTCCCGAAGAGGCCGAGGCACTATCTCGTGGTGGGTGCGAGCGTGCGCCACCAGCCGGTGGGTGGTGGCTGCTGCGGTCCCTGCTGACTTCACATGAGCTCGGACTATGAGTGGAAATAGCTGCCAATGACTAATATTAGAGGTCCATGTATTAGAGAATCTGTTTCCTGGAGCTTTCAGCTGAGGAAATGTTTGTCCTTGAGTCCTGCACTCAAAAGGTCACTGATGTGGTTGGCTAACACTTTAAAGTTCTCCCTCTAATTAGTCCCATTTATGATGAGGGATGTGCTGATGCTGATATTATATCCCCCCTTTTCCCTATCTGATTAATGCACTGTCCCATGTCCTCTCCCTTGGCCCGTACCCCTAGATATAAGGTGTGTCCCCCTCCAAATGGAGCCACAAAGGAGAGGGATAAAAAATCTTCCCCTAGACTTGGGACACCACTCGCTATGTCATCAGAAAACTCTATGGTTAAAAGGTTAGAAGGGCTAGATGGCCACTACCCCTCCATCACATAGAGAAATGAGACAACACTACCCCTTCACTGCAACGTGCAAACTGTAGGAGTAGGGCCAAGTGGTAGGGCTAAGGGGTGAATTGAGACAGGGCCATGTTGTGACTGCTTCTACTGCTGCGTCTGTCAAATCCTGACAAAAAGTCCAAGCCTAAAAAAAGATGGCAGCACAAGCCCGTTGTCTTGCTGCCAGAAACTATGGGGCACCTCCTTAACAGATTACATCACAGTAAAATCCACTCCCATCCCATATGGGCACCCTCTACCCTCTACTGAGACCACTGCTCCTCTGCAGTGGTCTCACTTAACCAGAGGAGGGTATCATGGTCTAATCCTGTGACTTGTTGACCTTCATCCCCTCCACTGGTCCTGGCTGAGTGCTCACCACCTTATCCTTTCAACTCGTGCCTTCAACCCTGAGCCGATTAGCCAGTATAAATATCTGTGATGGAAATCGTGTCCGATGCCTGGACACTGGATTTGTTCCTGACAATATGAGGAGGTTAATACCCTCAATACTCCACAGTAACTCTCCAGTGACCTTAAATTGTACACTTGTTAAACTACGAATTAGTTTTACACTGTTTGCTGGAGGCCTTGAGGACATAAAGTCAAAGTGTTCATTACTTTGACGGTTATGAGTTAATTTATGCTGTATGAGTTCTGGTGTTTATAACCTTGTATATACTCATTTTAAGTGATGATATAAGTAAAACTGACTCGCCAGTGTTGTGGGTATCCCAAGTCTTTGTCTAGTATGGTTTGGTTTATGCAAGGCAGCCTGTCCACAAGGTCTACAGTCTTTTACTTTGACATTGAGGTTTGCAGACACTTTGTTGGAACCTGTTTGTGGCTACACTTTCAGTGAAACCTGTTGTtgtcaggagtgaaaacaaaacttgCTTGcctacttttttttgttgccaaaCATTCCATCATAGAAGAAATCATGTGCCACTTTAAATCATTGAAGTTGTACTCGGTCAAATGAAACCGAATGTGACGTCTGCTCCGGAAACTggaattttcttttctccacttttTCCACCTGAAATTACAGTATTCTATTCCACTGTACCCTTTGGTTTCAAGGGTGTGGAGCAGGGAGCATCACCCtgcaggtttaaaacaagtgaTGACAGGCATATTTTTAGCAATCTAAATCAAATGCGTTAAATCCAATCAGAGTGAGAGGCGTCATGGGCCAGTCATGCGTCAAGGTCCTTTTATACTGAGAGCTGATGGGCCTGTGCAGCACGTCTTGTTTCATTCAGGATCCGTCCAAGCTAGTTGATGATGGTAACGTCTTGAGGTTCTGAGACCATTCTAACGTCCATTCATTGGTTGATCAAACTCTCAGTAACTAACTCCTACCTCTTTCGCCTTCTGTCTTTTAGCCTGTCAACCATCTACGTCATCAGGTGTTCTATTTTCAAAAGCTAACTTAAGAGCTAACTTTTCTTTTATTGGAATTGCTTTGTTTTACATTCTGTTGTACTCAGTATGCCCTTAAATATAATTGAAATTTCTGGATGGTTTTCATTCAACACCAGAcgtttcagtttttttactcACCTCAATACATCTCTTTGAgtattttatattgtttcttAATTTCCCACTTAATCCTCATCTCTTTTGGCTGTTCTATATTTTACGattcatatttttcattgtgGTTAATCTTTTTCTATCCTACCTGTTGTTtctttattgtaattttgtaaTATATGATGGTGTTTaagttattcatttatttgggTCTTTTAATTATaactgagacaaacacacagtaaatacTAAATCTTCTGAGTCATCAAATTTGAGAAGGATgtgacattttttcttttttctatacCTGTTTCAGTTGTGCAGCGACGTCCAATGTCGTCACTTCCTGGCGGCTCCGGGGAGAACATACTCTACACCGTACTGTGCGGTGGAGCCTTTGTCGGTGCTGTGTCATATGTAAGTTATATATGATGATAACTTACACACTTAATAAGGCTTTCAACAAAGTGTTAAACCATCCAACGCCAGATGAAAAAGTCTGAATCGTCTCAGTAATGAGAGATTAAAATAACAGGTTGGGACTGTTCCTCTGTCCTCAGGCATATATGACCGTGTCCTCCGACCATGAGAGGTACAACAGTAATGTTGCAGAAATCAGAGCCAGGCCCAAGCAAGAGTGGGAACCTAAACCATGGCCCCCGAAGAGTAAGTATCCTTCACCTGCTACTTAGATTTTTCAACTCCTTTTCCATAAAACAGGTGGTTATCAACAGCACATCCCTCAACTGATAGTAAAGCATGAGCAAAGTAATCTTATACGTCTGTGCTCTCTTGTTCTTGTCACCTAGGTGTCATTCAGGGCACCCACTTTAATTTAAGAGAATCCAACAAATCCTTTTAGAAATGTTCTCTTCCCTTATTGCTTTATGTTCAAAATATTCAGGTtatacatctgttttttttaagctgaTCAGTCACAACCttcaattaaaatgacaaaatgattttattaattCTATAAGTACATCTTATATTCAACATGGCTACTCAGTTGTGAATGTTTGCTATGGGCTGGGCTTTAGAGGAACAGTGATGAGCgttttcttacattttataGACCAAATGATTAATCTGtatcatgaaaataatcaacagatacatttttaattaaggTTATTCTAAGCTGGAGTCTAAAGGAAGAATATTTTGACATTCAATTACatagaaaagaaaactgctgctgaATAAACTGCAAGAGTTTattcaagagaaaaaaacttcctttttttaaaaatttataATATCATTGGATGGTGAACTGCTGCCAAATGATTAGTGGCAAATAAACCCCCTCTATGATTAGGAGATAAGCACATGTGGCTGAAAGCTCTGGTAAAGTTAATAAGTGGACCTTGAGTTTTAACCAACAAAAAGCACTATGGCTGGACgtcctcctgctgtgttttaaagTCTGCTCACCATTTCACTGGacgtcagtgtcagtgtgtacTGTTCACAGTGAAAGAAATACTATTCTTGGGAACAACCAATGTGGTTCTGTCAAAACGCTCCCTCAATCTTTACTGTACCTCctggatttctttttcttttataaaccAAGGCTGATTTCCTCTGAATGTAAACATCCTCGGGTCCTGTCTGATTTTATCAGCTGTTGTGATAAGTGTTTATGATTTGTTATGGCTAGCTGGATCTTATCTGCTCCTTATTCTGTTCAAGATAGTTTAATGAGTTTGAATAAACTAAATATAGAAATCACCACTGCACTGATACCAGCAGCACAGTCACTATTCAGAAAGATGAATCCACTGAAAGTGATCTGGCTTCTACAGAGTCATGCCCCACCGCTGTGATCAGAATGAACCAGGTAGTTTTtaatcttaaataaaaacagcaatcACATGTAGAACTGAAAAATCCACACAGTTCCACTGACCTGTCACAACATCTTAAATCGAAACAAATGTAGGGCTGAACACTAAACACTAAACCCAAATTCCTGCAGTTTGCGTATTTCAACTGGTTCCAACTACTATATAATCTTTTATAATCTGTAAGATAATGTCCACTGTTATAGTTCAGTAAGCTGACTCAGCAGAACCATAGATGTTGTCTTACAGTCCACTGACCAAATACTCAGGTTTTATTCATCAGAAACAACCTTTTCATCTGTGAATAAAGCAGTCCACTACACAATACAATAGAGTATGTGTagtgatttgaaaatgtgtttaagcTGCCTGAAGAAACCAACCTGTATATTCCTCCACATTAACCTCAACATTTCATGACTGCCTCAAGCTCATTGTGTGACTCGAGTGGCTGTAAGTCATTGAAACTGActctggtgtttgtgtttgcttgcaGGTAGGGATGAAGAAGAGGGTAagttgtgacatcacagacattttctttattcatcacCACTGCCTGATATCACTCACTGAAATGTTTGACATGGTTTCAATGAAATGACAGCATGGGCTTGATCTTTGGATTCTTAAGTTTCAATGAGCACCGTCACAAAGAATAATCTCATGAATCCCTTTTTGAATCAGTCAAGGTTCTAAAATTACAGCCAACAGTGGGAAAGAAAGTACACGGATgacttaaaagtaaaagtagacCAACGAGGCCATGTGGATCACAGCTTCTGTGCTTTCAAATGCTATTATTCAAAAAGAGCAGAGCAAGTTTagtaagtaaaaataaaacctcaacTGAGCGAGGAGCATATGAGAAAATCAAAGCTTGTATCTTCTATCTTTCTGTGTAAGGACAAAAAGCATAGATGTAACAGCCACATATACACATTGCGCAAATGTTTATTTCTAAGTAATAACTTGATAAGATGCCCTAAATAATTTTGGAGCTTCCCAGTTCTGTTGGACCAGCTCAGTCTTTGGCCTGATTAACTTTCCATAGTGAAATTCATCCCTGCCCTCTGGCTGTACACACTTTGAAATCCTCCTAACGCTTGATTACACTTACACTGTTCACTTTGACAAACTTGTCATCCTGTGTAATCAGTCCACTGATTTTAATGTGCTGACCACAGGGCTCGGTCCCTGAACCGATCCCCTCGTGTGACACCACTCAGT
This window of the Paralichthys olivaceus isolate ysfri-2021 chromosome 9, ASM2471397v2, whole genome shotgun sequence genome carries:
- the mgarpa gene encoding apoptosis-inducing factor 1, mitochondrial isoform X3, yielding MFSCRAAWQRCGPLARRAAYRLQRDVVQRRPMSSLPGGSGENILYTVLCGGAFVGAVSYAYMTVSSDHERYNSNVAEIRARPKQEWEPKPWPPKSRDEEEV